In Cucumis sativus cultivar 9930 unplaced genomic scaffold, Cucumber_9930_V3 scaffold54, whole genome shotgun sequence, the following proteins share a genomic window:
- the LOC116406005 gene encoding E3 ubiquitin-protein ligase UPL6-like, with protein sequence MNDYFISQAVIENTRANDIHKRVPFLVPFTSRVKIFTTQLAAARQRNGSLAVFARNRFRIRRNHILEDAFSQMSALSEVDLQGSVISDFHDL encoded by the exons ATGaatgattatttcatttcacag gcAGTGATAGAAAATACCAGAGCAAATGATATACACAAGCGAGTTCCCTTTTTAGTACCGTTTACTAGCAGGGTTAAGATTTTCACT ACACAACTAGCAGCAGCTAGGCAAAGGAATGGATCTCTTGCTGTTTTTGCCAGAAACCGGTTTAGAATTCGACGAAATCATATATTGGAAGATGCTTTCAGTCAGATGAGTGCATTGTCTGAAGTTGATCTTCAAGGATCGGTAATTTCAGACTtccatgatttatga